Below is a genomic region from Sinorhizobium meliloti.
GCCGAGGATGGCATTGAGCGGTGTGCGCAGCTCATGCGACATCGAGGCTAGGAAACGGGACTTGGCGAGGTTCGCTTCTTCCGCGCGGCGGCGAGCCTCGTCCGACATGGACTTCGCCACCTCGAGTTCGGCGATGAGATCGTCCTTTTCGGACTGTACCGAGAGAATATGGACGTTGGCGCGGTTCATCCTGTCGGTCATGAACGCCAGGAAGACGAGCGAGAGCGCCAGAATGCCCGTGAGGCCGATATCGACCGCGTCGCCGGTCCTGAGTGAGGAGAAGCCGAGCGCGGCCAGGACCGGCAGAAACGTGTAGTAGAGGGCGTTGCGCAACAGGAAAGTGCCCATGGCGGTGACCGCAAGGGCAATGAAGAGCACCGTTCCCTCGAAGAGTCCGGAAGCGATCTCGCCGCAGGACGCACAGTCCGGGAGCGTGAAGATCGCCCAGCACAGGCCGGTCAGCATCTGGCCTGCGAGGAAGCGGCGGCGCCAGACGGACACTTTTTCGGTGACGACATCCTCGCGCTTGGCCTTTCGCGCGAGAAAGATGGTGACCGCATGCGCCGAAAGCGCCAACAAGGCCCAGGCGAGAATATGCGGGTCGCCCGATAGGTAGATGCCGCTGACCGCGATCAGGATCACGAGGAGGGGCAGGGCCATCGCGCCGTGGAGCACGGACTCGATGTGGAGCAGGAGCATTTCCCGTTCGAAGCCGGACGGTGCCGAGGAGCCGGTCTGCAGCCGCTGACGCGTCGCGCGAACGGTCTTCGAAACAGCCTTGTTTCGATGGCTCCGCGACTTGTCCACGATGATCTTGTCGGTCGATGTGCTGGCGGCGATGCTCATGCTTCTGGTCAGGATTGGGTTCAGCTTGCACTCTAGGATGCAATCCTTAAGAAGTTGCTGCCCCCATGAAGGATTCGACAACCATTGTGGCGCGATTGCGGTTTTCGAGGTCGGAACGCGGGCAGGAACAACACGAGGAGGCGCTGGGCGTGAAGTCGCAGAACCGCAGATTTCGGATTGTCGGCGGCAGCGGCGCAGGCCCGGGCTCTGCTGGAAGGCGCTTTGGCTTCGGTCGCTCCGGAGTTCCTGCCCGGCGAAAAAGGCCGTCCGGCAGCGGCGGCATGGCCGGCGGGTGGAT
It encodes:
- a CDS encoding sensor histidine kinase, whose product is MSIAASTSTDKIIVDKSRSHRNKAVSKTVRATRQRLQTGSSAPSGFEREMLLLHIESVLHGAMALPLLVILIAVSGIYLSGDPHILAWALLALSAHAVTIFLARKAKREDVVTEKVSVWRRRFLAGQMLTGLCWAIFTLPDCASCGEIASGLFEGTVLFIALAVTAMGTFLLRNALYYTFLPVLAALGFSSLRTGDAVDIGLTGILALSLVFLAFMTDRMNRANVHILSVQSEKDDLIAELEVAKSMSDEARRRAEEANLAKSRFLASMSHELRTPLNAILGFSEVMSTEVLGPLSNPTYKEYTLDIHRSGEHLLNLINEILDLSRIEAGKYELSEDAVNLAEIVEDCIGMVQLRARGKNITIGHQFEQAMPSVWADEKAMRQVTLNLLSNAVKFTPSGGEVSVKVGWTAGGGQYLSIRDNGPGIPEEEIPIVLSAFGQGSIAIKSAEQGTGLGLPIVQAILVKHGGQFILRSKLREGTEAIAILPPRRVLHSLPPVEDVPSLTRRRRSFA